A genomic segment from Actinomadura hallensis encodes:
- a CDS encoding right-handed parallel beta-helix repeat-containing protein has translation MRRTLAVSLGTAAALAAFMPAGQASADGRVHVVKPGRSIQKAVDRARPGDVILLKAGRYDGGVLVRKPLTIRGAGNKTVLRPGRKADHCAKAGQHGSGICVVGRAGHPVRNVTIKKISVQGFRETGVIGVHTDRLTVEHVLAKRNGEYGIAEFHSTRGRFIHNRVEHSGEHAGLYVGDIANAHGTEVAENHASGNAMGLLVRHARNVKAWNNTFVGNCTGIVLVDDGQKGGQGHTALWQNNVVKNNRNCKANGPLPAFHGTGILLFGGDHNSIKKNRVQRNRGKLPYSGGIVLFRGVPPQNRPAAFNVIAGNDVRGNAPYDLVNRSGSRTNKFHANRCRTSSPRGLC, from the coding sequence ATGAGGCGGACTCTCGCTGTCTCGCTCGGCACGGCCGCGGCGCTCGCGGCCTTCATGCCGGCCGGGCAGGCGTCGGCGGACGGCCGGGTTCACGTGGTGAAGCCGGGGCGCTCGATCCAGAAGGCCGTCGACAGGGCCCGGCCCGGCGACGTCATCCTGCTCAAGGCGGGGCGCTACGACGGGGGAGTCCTCGTCCGCAAGCCGCTCACCATCCGCGGCGCCGGCAACAAGACCGTCCTGCGGCCCGGCCGCAAGGCGGACCACTGCGCGAAGGCAGGCCAGCACGGATCGGGGATCTGCGTGGTCGGCCGCGCCGGGCACCCGGTACGGAACGTCACGATCAAGAAGATCAGCGTCCAGGGGTTCCGGGAGACCGGGGTCATCGGCGTCCACACCGACCGCCTGACGGTGGAGCACGTCCTCGCCAAGAGGAACGGCGAGTACGGCATCGCGGAGTTCCACTCCACCCGCGGCCGGTTCATCCACAACCGGGTCGAGCACTCCGGTGAGCACGCCGGCCTCTACGTCGGCGACATCGCCAACGCGCACGGCACCGAGGTCGCCGAGAACCACGCCTCCGGCAACGCGATGGGGCTTCTCGTCCGGCACGCCCGCAACGTGAAGGCCTGGAACAACACGTTCGTCGGGAACTGCACCGGAATCGTGCTGGTCGACGACGGCCAGAAGGGCGGGCAAGGCCACACCGCGCTCTGGCAGAACAACGTCGTGAAGAACAACCGGAACTGCAAGGCGAACGGTCCGCTTCCCGCCTTCCACGGCACCGGCATTCTGCTCTTCGGCGGCGACCACAACTCGATCAAGAAGAACCGGGTGCAGCGCAACAGGGGCAAGCTGCCCTACTCCGGCGGCATCGTCCTGTTCCGCGGCGTCCCGCCGCAGAACCGGCCCGCCGCCTTCAACGTGATCGCTGGCAACGACGTCCGCGGCAACGCTCCGTACGACCTGGTCAACAGGAGCGGCAGCAGGACCAACAAGTTCCACGCGAACCGCTGCCGGACCTCCTCGCCGCGCGGCCTCTGCTGA
- a CDS encoding aldo/keto reductase encodes MWFGTRTGEETSFELLDRFIEAGGRVERARNVAGGRPAFPSLQLRHSYLRPRLDVREPGDHAFADASDEVLDYVRAEPAMRLWAYSPLLKGGYSGKPLDGVYDHPGTPARLAALHAVAEEAGATPNQVVIAWLLAHDVVPVVGVSSLAQLEEALAARDLKLDEPAVRRLDGVTGL; translated from the coding sequence ATGTGGTTCGGGACGAGGACCGGCGAGGAGACGTCCTTCGAGCTCCTCGACCGCTTCATCGAGGCGGGCGGGAGGGTGGAACGCGCCCGGAACGTCGCCGGTGGACGGCCCGCCTTCCCCAGCCTTCAGTTGCGCCACTCGTACCTGCGTCCCCGCCTCGACGTCCGGGAGCCCGGAGACCATGCGTTCGCCGACGCGTCGGACGAGGTGCTCGACTACGTCCGCGCCGAGCCCGCCATGCGGCTGTGGGCCTACAGCCCGCTGCTGAAGGGCGGCTACTCCGGCAAGCCGCTGGACGGCGTCTACGACCACCCCGGCACCCCGGCCCGCCTGGCCGCGCTGCACGCCGTCGCCGAGGAGGCCGGTGCGACGCCCAACCAGGTCGTGATCGCCTGGCTGCTCGCCCACGACGTGGTCCCGGTCGTCGGGGTCAGCTCGCTCGCCCAGCTCGAGGAGGCGCTCGCCGCGCGGGACCTGAAGCTGGACGAGCCCGCCGTCCGGCGGCTCGACGGCGTGACCGGTCTCTGA
- a CDS encoding MBL fold metallo-hydrolase, whose product MTSETFSLTVLGSATPYPSPGNPCSGYLVSGAGTRVWVDAGTGTLGELQRHVRLDELDAIWISHMHADHSADLLTAYYGALYADIRLAAPIPLYGPPGIADRLAHYLTNGPARSPVESAFAVEELRDGHQARVGALTLTSRAVSHGIPAFALRVEAAGRSLVYSGDTAPCTALTSLAEACDVLLCEADGAEAADAAEPVHHTPENAGDTARDARAERLIVTHVARSLTPEQAVASASARFGGSVDYAAPGAVFTVG is encoded by the coding sequence ATGACCAGCGAGACTTTCAGCCTCACGGTACTGGGCTCCGCGACGCCCTATCCCAGCCCGGGCAACCCGTGTTCCGGCTACCTGGTGTCCGGGGCGGGCACGCGGGTGTGGGTGGACGCGGGAACCGGGACGCTGGGCGAGCTGCAACGTCACGTCCGGCTGGACGAGCTGGATGCGATCTGGATCTCCCACATGCACGCCGACCACAGCGCGGACCTCCTCACCGCCTACTACGGCGCGCTCTACGCCGACATCCGGCTCGCCGCCCCGATCCCCCTGTACGGCCCGCCCGGCATCGCCGACCGGCTGGCGCACTACCTCACCAACGGCCCCGCCCGCAGCCCCGTCGAGTCCGCCTTCGCCGTCGAGGAACTGCGCGACGGTCATCAGGCGCGGGTCGGCGCGCTGACGCTGACCAGCCGGGCGGTGTCACACGGCATCCCCGCCTTCGCCCTGCGGGTCGAGGCCGCGGGCCGGTCGCTCGTGTACTCCGGGGACACGGCGCCCTGCACGGCGCTGACGAGCCTCGCCGAGGCGTGCGACGTGCTGCTGTGCGAAGCCGACGGCGCCGAGGCGGCGGACGCGGCGGAACCCGTCCACCACACGCCGGAGAACGCCGGCGACACGGCCCGCGACGCCCGCGCGGAACGGCTGATCGTCACGCACGTCGCACGCTCCCTCACCCCTGAGCAGGCGGTGGCCTCCGCCTCGGCCCGCTTCGGCGGCTCCGTCGACTACGCCGCCCCCGGAGCCGTCTTCACGGTCGGCTGA
- a CDS encoding maleylpyruvate isomerase family mycothiol-dependent enzyme, whose product MGTPTADLVSETRAERERLAGLFGDLTPEQWDAASLCDGWRVREVVAHMTMPFRTKPLKVMGGLVRARFSFNRYADRDARSAAAAMSEAELVGLLRRNIDHPWQPPGGGQAGALSHDVIHGLDVTEPLGLPPAPVERLALVLGSTQPRQLKYFGVDLSGTRLTAADSGVSIGDGPDVVEMTSKEMLLVVTGRRRLGELPKTR is encoded by the coding sequence ATGGGAACGCCTACGGCCGACCTGGTCAGTGAGACCCGGGCGGAGCGGGAGCGGCTTGCCGGGCTTTTCGGCGACCTCACGCCGGAGCAGTGGGACGCGGCGTCCCTCTGTGACGGGTGGCGGGTCCGCGAGGTGGTGGCGCACATGACGATGCCGTTCCGGACGAAACCGCTCAAGGTGATGGGAGGTCTCGTCCGGGCCCGGTTCTCGTTCAACCGGTACGCCGACCGGGACGCCCGGTCGGCGGCCGCGGCGATGAGCGAGGCCGAGCTCGTCGGCCTCCTCCGGCGCAATATCGACCACCCCTGGCAGCCGCCCGGCGGCGGGCAGGCCGGTGCCCTCAGCCACGACGTCATCCACGGGCTCGACGTCACCGAACCGCTCGGTCTCCCCCCGGCACCGGTCGAGCGGCTTGCCCTGGTTCTGGGCTCGACCCAGCCCCGGCAGCTGAAGTACTTCGGGGTCGATCTCAGCGGGACGAGGCTGACGGCCGCCGACTCCGGCGTCTCCATCGGCGACGGGCCGGACGTCGTGGAGATGACGTCCAAGGAGATGCTCCTCGTCGTCACCGGACGGCGGCGGCTCGGCGAACTCCCGAAGACCCGGTGA
- a CDS encoding RNA polymerase subunit sigma-70, with protein sequence MRTREPAIEDLEALRVPLTGYCYRLLGSSADTDDAVQETLIRASANLDRFDPGRARLSTWVHRIATNVCIDMLRAAKRRALVMDVGSAGSNLGEPLPPDAWVEPMPDARLLERRDPGEVVLERETVRLAFIAALQHLAPRQRAVLVLRDVLVFTAQETAEILGTTVPAVNSALQRARASLEAARPDPSDVYDPDDAEQRDLLRRYVAAFESHDVDGLAAVLREDAVASMPPFPWRVAGAREVAALVGDGGSCAGARLAPCRINGEPGFGQYRPGDDGVLRPFALVSVGMRDGRIARMVTFLGTQHRFTEFGLPETLPGAARPAV encoded by the coding sequence GTGCGCACACGCGAGCCGGCGATCGAGGACCTCGAGGCCCTGCGCGTCCCGCTGACCGGCTACTGCTACCGGCTCCTCGGCTCGTCCGCCGACACCGACGACGCGGTCCAGGAGACCCTCATCCGGGCATCGGCCAATCTGGACCGGTTCGACCCCGGCAGGGCGCGGCTGAGCACATGGGTCCACCGCATCGCCACCAACGTCTGCATCGACATGCTCCGCGCGGCGAAACGGCGGGCCCTGGTCATGGACGTGGGGTCGGCGGGATCGAACCTCGGCGAACCCCTGCCTCCCGACGCGTGGGTGGAGCCGATGCCCGACGCGCGACTGCTGGAGCGCCGGGACCCCGGTGAGGTCGTCCTCGAACGGGAGACGGTCCGCCTGGCGTTCATCGCGGCCCTCCAGCACCTCGCCCCCCGCCAGCGCGCCGTCCTGGTGCTGCGGGACGTCCTCGTGTTCACCGCGCAGGAGACCGCCGAGATCCTCGGCACCACCGTGCCCGCGGTGAACAGCGCGCTGCAGCGTGCGCGGGCCTCGCTGGAGGCCGCGCGGCCCGACCCGTCCGACGTCTACGACCCCGACGACGCCGAGCAGCGCGATCTGCTGCGCCGTTACGTGGCCGCCTTCGAGTCCCATGACGTCGACGGGCTGGCCGCGGTGCTGCGGGAGGACGCGGTGGCGTCGATGCCGCCGTTCCCGTGGCGGGTCGCGGGCGCACGGGAGGTCGCCGCGCTCGTCGGGGACGGCGGCTCCTGCGCGGGCGCCCGGCTGGCCCCCTGCCGCATCAACGGCGAGCCGGGGTTCGGGCAGTACCGGCCCGGCGACGACGGCGTTCTGCGTCCCTTCGCGCTCGTGTCGGTCGGCATGCGGGACGGGCGGATCGCCCGGATGGTCACTTTCCTCGGCACGCAGCACCGGTTCACCGAGTTCGGCCTCCCGGAGACCCTCCCCGGCGCGGCGCGACCCGCCGTGTGA
- a CDS encoding DUF6348 family protein — translation MPFPAARSALPLAKRLLVFLPMAFTRRLLPDVRYPDTVAAPGGRVRLADEPVFAAAAARARNADRAEIERVALRCSEFNAINNALEDGADLRGLVIGETTLRDDLTPVLPGDGGVPSARAVFEDLLRGHDVPLDGEAQVDALLFVHPSPPGRVMAQIDFVVAHPAVAGSRLVESFAAHGTTWREAIRGALHLFERASLHPLIDGLLRPGSVPDQVQRTRYEHPGGAFDLVLGPQLTMFADRPVPPAGPVLDRLTEALRAEPLSREVHGLRLFVAYRDGELLTNEVLLDGEPWPGGEAVTAAAAAPLAEGLVAVRVFGLLVPVDAA, via the coding sequence ATGCCGTTCCCGGCCGCCCGGTCTGCACTGCCCCTGGCCAAGCGGCTGCTGGTCTTCCTGCCGATGGCGTTCACGCGGCGGCTGCTGCCGGACGTCCGGTACCCCGACACGGTGGCGGCCCCGGGCGGACGGGTGCGCCTCGCGGACGAACCCGTGTTCGCCGCCGCGGCCGCGCGGGCGCGGAACGCCGACCGCGCGGAGATCGAACGGGTCGCGCTGCGCTGCTCCGAGTTCAACGCGATCAACAACGCGCTGGAGGACGGGGCGGACCTCCGCGGTCTGGTGATCGGCGAGACCACGCTGCGCGACGATCTGACGCCCGTCCTCCCGGGCGACGGCGGCGTCCCTTCGGCGCGGGCGGTGTTCGAGGACCTCCTGCGGGGGCACGACGTGCCGCTCGACGGGGAGGCGCAGGTCGATGCGCTGCTGTTCGTCCATCCCTCTCCGCCCGGCCGGGTGATGGCCCAGATCGACTTCGTCGTCGCGCACCCGGCGGTGGCCGGGTCGCGGCTGGTGGAGAGCTTCGCCGCGCACGGCACGACCTGGCGTGAGGCGATCCGCGGGGCGTTGCACCTGTTCGAGCGGGCGTCGCTGCATCCGCTCATCGACGGGCTGCTGCGTCCCGGCTCCGTGCCCGACCAGGTGCAGCGGACGCGGTACGAGCACCCGGGCGGCGCGTTCGACCTGGTGCTGGGACCCCAGTTGACCATGTTCGCCGACCGGCCGGTGCCGCCCGCCGGGCCGGTCCTCGACCGGCTGACGGAGGCGCTGCGCGCGGAGCCGCTCTCCCGGGAGGTGCACGGGCTCCGCCTGTTCGTCGCCTACAGGGACGGCGAGCTGCTGACCAACGAGGTGCTCCTGGACGGCGAGCCGTGGCCCGGCGGGGAGGCGGTGACCGCGGCCGCCGCGGCGCCGCTCGCCGAGGGGTTGGTCGCGGTGCGGGTCTTCGGCCTGCTCGTGCCCGTCGATGCCGCATAG
- a CDS encoding DUF3995 domain-containing protein has product MTHRFSASMVAALLAAVLGIGHAAFSAYWAIGGTWLLDTIGGELERWGRERQPSVVVALWLIAVLKSGVAVAAPVLALGPGRLPGWTTGRAARALGWIAAVVLTAYGGVLTAVGLLVQSGAVEAAEDGDQRALAWHAFLWDPWFFLWGLAFLICLWLTRPGRNPR; this is encoded by the coding sequence ATGACGCACCGATTCTCCGCATCGATGGTCGCGGCACTGCTGGCCGCGGTGCTGGGGATCGGGCACGCCGCGTTCAGCGCCTACTGGGCCATCGGCGGCACGTGGCTGCTGGACACCATCGGCGGTGAGCTCGAACGCTGGGGCCGCGAGCGCCAACCGAGCGTGGTCGTCGCCCTGTGGCTGATCGCAGTGCTCAAGAGCGGGGTCGCGGTGGCCGCGCCCGTCCTCGCGCTGGGGCCGGGACGGCTGCCCGGCTGGACGACCGGACGCGCCGCGCGTGCGCTGGGCTGGATCGCGGCCGTGGTCCTCACCGCGTACGGCGGCGTCCTCACGGCCGTGGGGCTGCTCGTCCAGAGCGGTGCCGTCGAGGCCGCCGAGGACGGCGACCAGCGGGCGTTGGCCTGGCATGCCTTCCTGTGGGATCCGTGGTTCTTCCTCTGGGGCTTGGCGTTCCTGATCTGCCTCTGGCTCACCAGACCCGGACGGAACCCCCGCTAA
- a CDS encoding class I SAM-dependent methyltransferase has protein sequence MDAPYGFGFVGLVVLGFWVTGLVMAVTSGPAAALPALVSGTLLASCLALSLHATLRGKFLVWRDVLDELDLRGDERLLDLGCGRGAVLLAAARRLPRGRAVGVDLWRGRDQSGNTPAATLRNARAEGVADRVHVQAGDLRRLPYAEASFDLVVSSLTVHTIFGADARAQAITEAYRVLRPGGRLLIADLARTPREYAAVLARLNAQDIRIRNLGWRVWWGSPWVPTRLLTARKPSTP, from the coding sequence ATGGATGCGCCCTACGGGTTCGGTTTCGTGGGACTGGTCGTGCTGGGGTTCTGGGTGACCGGGCTGGTGATGGCGGTCACCTCCGGTCCGGCCGCCGCGCTGCCCGCGCTGGTCTCCGGCACCCTGCTGGCGTCATGCCTGGCCCTGAGCCTGCACGCCACTCTGCGGGGCAAGTTCCTGGTCTGGCGGGACGTGCTGGACGAGCTGGACCTGCGCGGCGACGAACGGCTGCTCGACCTGGGCTGCGGACGCGGCGCCGTGCTGCTGGCGGCCGCCCGGCGGCTCCCGCGGGGCCGGGCGGTCGGCGTGGACCTGTGGCGCGGGCGGGACCAGTCGGGCAACACCCCGGCGGCGACCCTGCGCAACGCCCGCGCCGAAGGCGTCGCCGACCGCGTCCACGTGCAGGCGGGCGACCTGCGCAGGCTCCCGTACGCGGAGGCGAGCTTCGATCTGGTGGTGTCCAGCCTGACGGTGCACACCATCTTCGGCGCGGACGCCCGCGCTCAGGCGATCACCGAGGCGTACCGTGTGCTGCGGCCGGGCGGCCGCCTCCTGATCGCCGACCTTGCGCGCACCCCCCGCGAGTACGCCGCGGTGCTGGCCCGCCTGAACGCCCAGGACATCCGCATACGCAACCTCGGCTGGCGCGTGTGGTGGGGCAGCCCCTGGGTCCCCACCCGCCTCCTCACCGCCCGCAAACCGTCCACCCCCTGA